One stretch of Paenibacillus sp. AN1007 DNA includes these proteins:
- a CDS encoding FtsQ-type POTRA domain-containing protein, translating to MPKSQIPVLKENRPKKNTSRKIVIILLLLFIALLAVLFFRSSVSRISAIEITGNVYTAASALLEKSGLKEGDQFFGTSAAEVIERIKTIKAISTVTVDKQFPGTIHIKVKEFPTVAYELDSSGALKAILSNGTSLNVPPTIGVAVEKPILTQWKPNDPLKAKLSEALAQIPNELTTDISEIIPNPTPSFPDQIRMYTKSQFEVITTVSLLTDKVEYLNQVIETERPGKITMLEADTYVPFIPENPEDNAEPGTSQ from the coding sequence ATGCCTAAAAGTCAAATTCCGGTTCTCAAGGAGAATCGCCCAAAAAAAAACACAAGCCGCAAAATTGTAATTATCTTATTACTACTATTTATTGCACTGCTGGCTGTATTATTCTTTCGTTCTTCGGTAAGCCGTATATCGGCCATCGAAATAACGGGTAATGTATACACGGCAGCTTCAGCGCTGCTTGAAAAGAGCGGTCTGAAGGAAGGTGACCAGTTTTTTGGAACAAGTGCTGCTGAAGTCATTGAACGGATCAAAACGATTAAAGCTATCTCCACCGTTACTGTGGACAAGCAGTTTCCAGGCACCATCCATATCAAGGTTAAGGAATTCCCGACAGTCGCTTATGAACTTGACTCAAGCGGGGCACTCAAGGCAATTCTGTCCAATGGGACAAGCCTGAATGTTCCGCCGACAATCGGTGTTGCGGTAGAGAAACCAATTCTGACCCAATGGAAGCCGAATGATCCACTCAAAGCAAAACTGAGTGAGGCGCTTGCCCAAATTCCAAATGAACTGACAACGGATATTTCGGAAATTATTCCGAATCCGACGCCGTCATTTCCGGATCAGATCCGCATGTATACCAAGTCACAGTTTGAAGTGATCACAACGGTCTCGTTGTTAACGGATAAAGTGGAGTATTTAAACCAGGTTATAGAGACTGAACGGCCTGGTAAAATCACAATGCTTGAAGCGGATACGTATGTGCCGTTTATCCCGGAGAATCCGGAGGACAATGCTGAGCCGGGGACGTCGCAATGA
- the sigG gene encoding RNA polymerase sporulation sigma factor SigG, giving the protein MTRNKVEICGVDTAKLPVLTNTEMRELFHSLQQHHDRSAREKLVNGNLRLVLSVIQRFNNRGEFVDDLFQVGCIGLMKAIDNFDLSQNVKFSTYAVPMIIGEIRRYLRDNNPIRVSRSLRDIAYKALQVRDSLTNKNSREPTIFEISEALNVPKEDVVFALDAIQDPVSLFEPIYHDGGDPIYVMDQISDDKNKDVSWIEEIALREAMHRLGQREKMILSMRFFEGKTQMEVADEIGISQAQVSRLEKSAIQQMQKHVKS; this is encoded by the coding sequence ATGACCCGAAACAAAGTCGAGATTTGTGGCGTGGACACCGCAAAGTTGCCTGTTCTCACCAATACTGAAATGCGGGAATTATTTCATTCCCTTCAGCAGCACCATGATCGCTCAGCAAGAGAGAAATTAGTGAATGGCAACCTGCGTCTGGTACTCAGTGTCATTCAGCGTTTTAACAATCGGGGGGAGTTTGTCGATGATCTGTTCCAGGTTGGCTGCATCGGCCTGATGAAAGCCATTGATAATTTTGATTTATCCCAGAATGTCAAATTTTCAACCTATGCGGTGCCGATGATTATCGGTGAAATTCGCAGATATCTGCGTGACAATAACCCGATTCGAGTATCCCGGTCATTACGGGATATTGCCTATAAGGCACTTCAGGTTCGTGACAGCCTGACGAATAAAAATTCACGCGAGCCAACGATATTCGAAATTTCAGAGGCACTCAACGTGCCGAAGGAAGATGTTGTTTTTGCACTGGATGCTATTCAGGACCCGGTATCTCTGTTTGAACCCATTTATCATGATGGCGGAGACCCCATCTATGTGATGGATCAAATTAGTGATGACAAAAACAAGGACGTATCCTGGATTGAGGAAATTGCACTCCGTGAAGCGATGCACCGTCTTGGTCAGCGGGAAAAGATGATATTGTCGATGCGCTTTTTTGAAGGCAAAACCCAGATGGAAGTAGCAGATGAAATCGGCATATCGCAGGCCCAAGTTTCACGTCTCGAAAAATCAGCTATACAGCAGATGCAGAAACATGTGAAGTCGTAA
- the murG gene encoding undecaprenyldiphospho-muramoylpentapeptide beta-N-acetylglucosaminyltransferase has product MRVVLSGGGTGGHIYPAVAIARQCEAENPDSTFLYIGGTRGLESKLVPQEDIPFQSIDITGFRRKLSFDNVKTVMRFVQGVRKSKKMLKEFKPDVVIGTGGYVCGPVVYAAAKLGIPSVIHEQNAIPGLTNKFLMRYVDTVAVSFEGSENSFSGAKNVIYTGNPRATTVAQASRDRGFATLGVPMDSRVVLVVGGSGGAKAINQAMIEMAPMLERLDDVHVVYVTGESYFDKTREAIRSVLGTMPNHLHVLPYVHNMPEVLACTSLIVNRAGASFLAEITSLGIPSILIPSPNVTNNHQEANARTLEKGGASLTMLERELTGEKLYEAIAGIMNDESGRKQMAEASRKLGKPDAAEVLLKEIKRLASRR; this is encoded by the coding sequence ATGCGAGTCGTTCTTAGCGGCGGCGGTACGGGGGGGCATATCTATCCGGCCGTTGCCATAGCAAGACAATGCGAGGCGGAGAATCCCGACTCGACGTTTTTATACATTGGTGGAACCCGTGGACTTGAAAGCAAACTGGTTCCCCAGGAAGATATTCCTTTTCAATCGATCGATATTACAGGGTTCAGACGCAAGTTATCTTTTGATAATGTGAAGACGGTCATGCGGTTTGTTCAGGGTGTGCGCAAGTCCAAAAAAATGCTGAAGGAATTCAAGCCTGATGTTGTCATCGGTACTGGTGGTTATGTCTGTGGACCTGTAGTGTATGCAGCGGCGAAGCTGGGAATTCCAAGTGTGATTCACGAACAAAACGCGATCCCGGGTCTGACAAACAAGTTTCTCATGCGTTATGTAGACACAGTCGCTGTCAGTTTCGAAGGTTCTGAAAATTCATTCTCTGGTGCCAAAAATGTAATTTATACAGGTAACCCGCGAGCGACAACTGTAGCTCAGGCCAGCCGGGACCGCGGATTTGCCACATTGGGTGTTCCGATGGACAGTCGGGTCGTGCTTGTCGTTGGCGGAAGCGGAGGAGCTAAAGCCATTAACCAGGCGATGATCGAGATGGCCCCAATGCTGGAACGGCTGGATGATGTGCATGTAGTGTACGTTACGGGTGAGAGCTATTTTGATAAGACCCGGGAAGCGATCCGTAGTGTTCTGGGAACGATGCCTAATCATCTGCATGTACTGCCTTATGTACATAACATGCCTGAAGTGCTGGCCTGTACCTCGCTAATTGTTAATCGTGCCGGAGCTTCGTTCCTGGCAGAAATTACTTCACTCGGCATTCCATCGATTCTGATACCGTCACCTAACGTGACCAACAATCATCAGGAAGCCAACGCGCGTACGCTTGAAAAAGGAGGCGCGTCACTCACAATGCTTGAGAGAGAGCTTACCGGCGAGAAGTTGTATGAAGCGATTGCAGGCATTATGAATGATGAATCGGGGCGTAAACAGATGGCAGAGGCTTCGCGGAAATTAGGTAAACCCGATGCGGCAGAAGTACTCTTAAAGGAAATCAAGCGTCTCGCTTCGCGGCGGTAA
- the ftsZ gene encoding cell division protein FtsZ: MLEFDFEMESLAQIKVIGVGGGGSNAVNRMIENGVQGVEFITANTDAQALHLAKSEHKLQIGDKLTRGLGAGANPEVGKKAAEESRDLMMNTLKGADMVFVTAGMGGGTGTGAAPVIAEIAKECGALTVGVVTRPFTFEGPKRSRHAEQGIEALKEKVDTLIVIPNDRLLEIVDKKTPMLEAFLQVDNVLRQAVQGISDLIKVPGLINLDFADVKTIMTERGSALMGIGEATGENRAAEAARKAIMSPLLETSIEGARGVIMNITGGNNLSLYEVNEAAEIVTAASDPEVNMIFGAIIDENLKEEIKVTVIATGFEDKPEVPQVRKPAAAADTAETRSPNLRPFGNQPSNDQLDIPTFLRNRSRNNNNE; this comes from the coding sequence ATGTTGGAATTTGATTTTGAAATGGAGAGCTTGGCTCAGATTAAAGTTATCGGGGTAGGCGGTGGCGGAAGCAACGCTGTCAACCGAATGATTGAAAATGGTGTGCAAGGTGTAGAATTCATTACAGCGAATACGGATGCGCAGGCGTTACATCTGGCGAAATCCGAACACAAATTACAGATTGGCGATAAGTTGACACGGGGTCTTGGTGCCGGTGCCAACCCTGAAGTAGGCAAAAAAGCCGCCGAAGAATCTCGTGATCTGATGATGAATACCTTGAAGGGTGCCGACATGGTTTTTGTAACTGCCGGTATGGGCGGGGGTACAGGAACAGGGGCTGCTCCAGTCATCGCTGAGATCGCCAAAGAATGCGGCGCTCTCACAGTAGGCGTAGTAACACGACCATTTACGTTTGAAGGACCGAAACGTTCAAGGCATGCCGAGCAGGGCATTGAAGCGTTGAAGGAAAAAGTAGATACGTTGATCGTTATTCCGAACGATCGTTTGCTTGAAATTGTTGACAAAAAGACACCTATGCTTGAAGCATTCCTTCAAGTAGATAACGTCCTCCGTCAAGCCGTTCAAGGTATTTCTGACCTAATTAAAGTCCCGGGCCTGATTAACCTTGACTTTGCAGACGTCAAGACGATTATGACAGAACGTGGATCGGCCCTAATGGGAATCGGTGAAGCAACGGGAGAAAACCGTGCTGCTGAAGCTGCACGCAAAGCTATCATGAGCCCATTGCTTGAAACTTCGATTGAAGGAGCACGTGGTGTCATCATGAACATTACGGGCGGAAATAATCTTTCCCTGTACGAAGTAAATGAAGCAGCAGAGATTGTCACTGCGGCCTCAGATCCGGAAGTGAACATGATCTTTGGTGCGATTATTGACGAAAACCTAAAAGAGGAGATCAAGGTTACGGTAATCGCAACTGGATTCGAGGATAAGCCCGAGGTTCCTCAAGTGCGTAAACCTGCTGCCGCCGCAGACACGGCAGAGACACGTTCACCGAATCTTCGTCCATTCGGAAACCAGCCAAGTAATGATCAGCTGGACATTCCGACATTTTTACGTAATCGTTCCCGGAACAACAATAACGAATAA
- the spoIIGA gene encoding sigma-E processing peptidase SpoIIGA → MVVYVDLIFLTNLCIDGTLIGLTAWMRQTKLVWWRWLLSAIVGALYVVMMFVPALDFLFTFLIKFGFSLVMLSIAFGYKGLQAFVRTLGTFYVINFVAAGGILGVHYMLQSSGELFNGIWFTASGGMSFDLKIAFWFTFIVFFAVLLLFKIVQSAKRKTDRLTTYLGIVEVSIDEVIVSCTGLLDTGNQLTDPLSRLPVMVMEVSLWQEMLPDSWKSRLKHEPPDNLIMELDQEHFQWQDRLRLVPYRGINKGTAFMLAIKPDRVKVTMEGRDYVTTKVLIGLDGGVLSSDGKYQAVIHPELVQEAASAQSTAKSAEATEKPLNVG, encoded by the coding sequence GTGGTTGTTTATGTCGATCTGATTTTTCTAACGAACCTTTGCATTGATGGAACGCTTATTGGATTGACGGCCTGGATGCGCCAAACGAAGCTGGTCTGGTGGAGATGGCTGTTATCGGCCATCGTTGGCGCGTTATACGTTGTGATGATGTTTGTGCCGGCGTTGGATTTTCTGTTTACGTTTTTAATCAAGTTTGGTTTTTCTCTCGTTATGTTGAGCATTGCGTTTGGATATAAGGGACTGCAGGCTTTTGTGAGGACGCTGGGTACATTTTATGTGATTAATTTTGTCGCGGCTGGAGGCATTTTGGGTGTGCACTATATGCTTCAGAGTTCAGGAGAGCTGTTCAACGGGATCTGGTTTACTGCTTCTGGCGGCATGTCGTTTGATCTGAAGATTGCGTTCTGGTTCACATTCATTGTATTCTTTGCGGTCCTCTTATTATTCAAAATTGTACAAAGTGCCAAACGAAAAACAGATCGCCTGACCACTTACCTAGGAATCGTTGAGGTTTCTATTGATGAGGTTATCGTTTCCTGTACAGGCCTTCTGGATACGGGGAATCAGCTTACAGATCCCTTGTCGCGCTTGCCGGTGATGGTTATGGAGGTTTCATTGTGGCAGGAGATGCTGCCTGATTCCTGGAAAAGCCGATTAAAGCACGAACCGCCGGACAACCTCATTATGGAGCTGGACCAGGAACATTTTCAGTGGCAGGATCGACTGCGCCTGGTTCCCTATCGAGGGATAAACAAAGGAACGGCGTTTATGTTGGCGATCAAACCAGATCGGGTAAAGGTGACGATGGAGGGAAGAGATTATGTGACGACAAAGGTTCTGATTGGGCTGGATGGGGGTGTTTTGTCGTCAGACGGGAAATATCAGGCTGTAATTCATCCTGAACTGGTGCAAGAAGCAGCTTCTGCGCAGTCTACGGCTAAATCCGCGGAAGCAACAGAAAAGCCGCTGAATGTGGGATAG
- the spoVE gene encoding stage V sporulation protein E → MKQTRPAPDLWLLICILALLAIGIIMVYSAGSVLAFRNYGDSFYFVKRQILFAVLGLAAMFVTTNVDYRVWRKYAKPILIICFIMLIAVLIPGIGVVRGGARSWLGIGSFGIQPSEFMKLGMILFLAHWLSKDPGKIKTFTTGLLPPLGLMGLAFGIIMLQPDLGTGTVMMGASMLIIFTTGARMKHLGLLALGGIAGFAALIAAAPYRLQRITAFLDPWSDPLGAGYQIIQSLYAIGPGGLAGLGLGMSRQKYSYVPEPQTDFIFSILAEELGFIGGMIVLLLFLVLVWRGMRVAMTVPDAFGSLLAVGIIGMVAVQVIINIGVVIGLMPVTGITLPLISYGGSSLTLMLTALGILLNLSRYAR, encoded by the coding sequence ATGAAACAGACGCGACCGGCGCCGGATCTTTGGCTCCTGATTTGTATTTTGGCTCTGCTTGCCATCGGCATCATTATGGTGTACAGTGCAGGCTCGGTGCTTGCCTTCCGCAACTATGGCGATTCATTTTATTTTGTGAAAAGGCAGATTTTATTCGCCGTATTAGGACTTGCAGCAATGTTTGTAACAACAAATGTGGATTACAGGGTATGGAGAAAGTATGCCAAACCCATTCTAATTATCTGTTTTATTATGCTTATTGCTGTATTGATTCCAGGAATTGGTGTCGTTCGCGGTGGTGCACGAAGCTGGCTGGGAATTGGTTCTTTTGGGATCCAGCCATCCGAGTTTATGAAGCTGGGGATGATTCTGTTTTTGGCTCACTGGCTGAGCAAGGACCCCGGCAAAATTAAAACGTTCACGACAGGGCTGCTTCCCCCGCTCGGACTGATGGGGCTGGCTTTTGGCATTATCATGCTGCAGCCGGATTTAGGTACAGGCACCGTGATGATGGGTGCGTCCATGCTTATCATTTTCACAACGGGTGCACGTATGAAACATCTGGGTCTGCTTGCACTTGGGGGCATTGCAGGATTTGCGGCCCTGATTGCGGCTGCGCCTTATCGCCTGCAGCGCATTACAGCGTTTCTGGACCCTTGGTCTGATCCGCTCGGGGCTGGTTATCAGATTATCCAGTCGCTTTATGCCATCGGTCCAGGTGGACTGGCTGGTCTGGGTTTGGGAATGAGCCGGCAGAAGTACAGTTATGTGCCTGAACCGCAGACGGACTTTATTTTTAGCATATTGGCGGAAGAGCTCGGTTTTATTGGTGGAATGATTGTTTTATTACTGTTTTTGGTGCTGGTGTGGAGAGGGATGCGCGTAGCGATGACGGTTCCGGATGCTTTTGGCAGTCTGCTGGCTGTGGGAATTATCGGCATGGTAGCAGTGCAGGTCATTATTAATATCGGTGTCGTGATCGGACTGATGCCCGTTACAGGCATAACGCTCCCGCTGATTAGTTATGGCGGTTCATCACTGACTCTCATGCTCACAGCGCTCGGCATATTATTGAATTTATCACGTTATGCGAGGTGA
- a CDS encoding YlmC/YmxH family sporulation protein encodes MRANANESTSRGMKISDFQTKDVINITDGKRLGQISDLELDLKQGRIEAIVVPGYSRFMGLFGGGTDLIIPWRNIVKIGSDVILVKMDEVKEQVYDEREREARLYDEQQQSRTERLERLDRLDRNQRRTI; translated from the coding sequence ATGAGAGCGAATGCGAATGAATCGACATCACGGGGCATGAAAATTTCCGATTTTCAAACGAAGGATGTTATTAATATTACGGATGGCAAACGTCTCGGTCAGATTAGTGATCTGGAACTCGATCTCAAACAAGGACGAATCGAAGCCATCGTTGTACCAGGATACAGCCGTTTTATGGGGTTATTTGGAGGAGGGACGGATCTCATCATTCCCTGGAGAAATATTGTGAAGATCGGCTCTGATGTCATTCTGGTTAAAATGGATGAGGTGAAGGAACAGGTTTATGACGAGCGCGAACGAGAAGCGCGGCTGTATGATGAGCAGCAGCAGAGTCGTACGGAACGGCTGGAACGGCTGGATCGGTTGGATCGGAATCAGCGGAGAACGATATAA
- the murA gene encoding UDP-N-acetylglucosamine 1-carboxyvinyltransferase, producing the protein MDKLVIEGGKPLSGSIRIHGAKNAALPIMAASLLADGEVTLHNVPHLLDIEVMLYILERLGCTCRHEQGTVTINTSLVRSHDVPEDLMKQMRSSIFLMGPLLARFGRVSVYQPGGCAIGERKIDLHLRGLEALGAQIEEQDQQIICHGAHLTGSDIHLDFPSVGATENIMMAAVLAEGTTTIFNAAREPEIQDLQHFLNAMGARIMGAGTDTITISGVKKLQPCTYEIIPDRIVAGTVMIAAAATRGSVTLTHCNPAHLTSLIHVLKRTGVQITVCNDIMTVSCMTRPKSVDRIVTSPYPSFPTDLQSQIMVLLSLADGFSVMKETVFEGRFKHVDELNVMGADISVDLNAAFIRGVPRLYGATVEATDLRAGAALVIAGLAAQGKTVVEQVHHIDRGYDRIEKLFQSLGASVERQSTVSKQLDFAN; encoded by the coding sequence TTGGACAAATTGGTGATTGAAGGCGGGAAACCCCTATCAGGATCCATACGCATCCATGGAGCGAAGAATGCTGCTTTACCGATTATGGCCGCAAGTTTGCTCGCAGACGGAGAAGTTACGCTGCACAACGTTCCACACTTGCTGGACATCGAAGTAATGCTGTATATCCTGGAACGGCTTGGATGCACCTGTCGGCATGAACAGGGAACAGTGACGATCAATACGTCATTGGTCCGGTCACATGATGTGCCAGAAGATCTCATGAAGCAAATGCGCTCTTCCATTTTTTTGATGGGGCCGCTGCTCGCTAGGTTTGGTAGAGTATCGGTGTACCAGCCGGGCGGCTGTGCGATCGGAGAACGGAAAATTGATCTTCACCTCCGGGGGCTGGAAGCACTCGGAGCACAGATCGAAGAGCAGGACCAGCAGATTATCTGCCATGGAGCCCATCTTACCGGTTCAGATATTCATCTTGATTTTCCAAGTGTTGGGGCAACCGAGAACATTATGATGGCTGCTGTACTGGCTGAGGGCACAACGACGATATTTAACGCTGCGAGGGAGCCCGAGATTCAGGATCTGCAGCACTTCCTGAATGCCATGGGTGCAAGAATCATGGGTGCCGGAACCGATACAATTACGATCAGCGGTGTAAAGAAGCTGCAGCCATGCACGTATGAGATCATACCGGATCGAATTGTTGCTGGAACTGTCATGATTGCGGCTGCTGCAACACGAGGCAGTGTTACGCTTACACACTGCAACCCGGCTCATCTTACTTCGCTTATACATGTGTTGAAGCGCACTGGTGTTCAAATCACAGTTTGCAATGATATAATGACTGTGAGCTGTATGACCCGCCCCAAATCAGTGGATCGTATCGTGACTTCTCCGTATCCTTCGTTTCCGACCGATCTTCAATCACAGATTATGGTGCTGCTCAGTTTGGCAGATGGATTCAGTGTGATGAAAGAGACCGTGTTCGAAGGCCGGTTCAAACATGTGGATGAACTGAACGTGATGGGAGCCGATATTTCAGTGGATCTGAACGCCGCGTTTATCCGTGGTGTTCCAAGACTATATGGGGCTACTGTGGAAGCGACAGATCTTCGCGCAGGGGCAGCATTAGTTATTGCAGGTCTGGCGGCTCAAGGTAAAACCGTTGTGGAGCAGGTGCACCACATTGACAGGGGATATGATCGAATCGAAAAGTTGTTCCAGAGTCTTGGAGCCTCGGTGGAGAGACAGTCGACTGTTTCTAAGCAGTTGGATTTTGCCAATTAA
- the ftsA gene encoding cell division protein FtsA, with product MSSNDIIVSLDIGTSKIRAIIGEINNGTFNIIGVGSADSEGIRKGVIVDIDQTVQSIRNAVDHAERMVGIQISEVYVGISGNHIGLMSSHGVVAVSNEDREIGEEDMERVLKAAEVIAVPPEREIIDVVAKQYVVDGLEGIQDPRGMIGVRLEVEATIITGAKTAIHNLLRCVEKAGLKVSDLVLMSLGAGQLALSKDEKTMGSVLVDIGAGATTIAIFEEDSLVATSTLPIGGEFVTNDIAYGLRTLTDQAEKVKLKYGCAWLDDAAADVMFKVTRIGSNVDKEFSQEDLAAIIEPRVQEIFQMIGQEVKRLGYNELPGGYILTGGTVSMPGVLQVAQHELAASVRVAVPDYIGVRDPGYTSGVGILHNVIRSLRIRPSSSSGGNNNTTSKKPANRPKPNAAQESEQKPGLFERLKNMFSEFI from the coding sequence TTGAGCAGCAATGACATCATTGTTAGTTTGGACATCGGTACATCCAAAATTCGCGCTATTATTGGGGAAATTAATAATGGAACCTTTAATATTATTGGAGTTGGATCTGCCGACTCGGAAGGAATTCGCAAAGGTGTAATCGTAGATATCGATCAGACGGTTCAGTCGATCCGCAATGCAGTGGATCATGCAGAACGTATGGTAGGTATTCAAATATCCGAAGTATATGTTGGAATCTCGGGCAACCATATCGGACTGATGAGCAGTCACGGAGTGGTGGCAGTATCGAACGAGGATCGTGAGATCGGAGAAGAAGACATGGAGCGGGTGTTGAAAGCAGCCGAAGTCATTGCGGTTCCGCCGGAACGTGAAATTATTGATGTTGTCGCCAAGCAGTATGTTGTTGACGGCTTGGAGGGCATACAAGACCCGCGTGGGATGATTGGTGTTCGTCTGGAAGTTGAAGCAACCATCATTACAGGTGCAAAAACCGCGATACATAATCTTTTGCGCTGCGTGGAAAAAGCGGGATTAAAAGTAAGCGATCTGGTTCTCATGTCATTGGGAGCAGGGCAGCTTGCTCTGTCCAAGGATGAGAAAACGATGGGCTCTGTGCTGGTGGATATCGGAGCAGGTGCTACAACGATTGCTATCTTTGAAGAGGACAGTCTGGTTGCAACTTCAACACTGCCAATCGGCGGGGAATTTGTAACGAATGATATTGCCTACGGTCTGCGCACTCTGACGGACCAGGCAGAGAAAGTCAAGCTGAAATACGGTTGTGCCTGGCTGGATGATGCTGCCGCAGATGTGATGTTCAAAGTTACGCGCATTGGCAGTAACGTAGACAAGGAGTTTTCACAAGAGGATCTGGCGGCTATTATTGAACCGAGAGTTCAGGAAATATTCCAGATGATCGGTCAAGAAGTGAAACGCCTTGGTTACAACGAACTTCCTGGAGGTTATATACTAACGGGAGGTACGGTCTCTATGCCTGGCGTTCTGCAAGTAGCACAGCATGAGCTTGCTGCTTCAGTACGTGTTGCCGTTCCGGATTACATTGGTGTACGTGATCCTGGGTATACCAGCGGCGTTGGTATTTTACACAACGTTATCCGCAGTTTGCGCATCAGGCCCTCAAGCAGCAGCGGCGGTAACAACAACACCACCAGCAAGAAACCGGCGAACCGTCCGAAGCCGAATGCGGCACAGGAATCGGAGCAAAAACCGGGTCTGTTCGAACGACTGAAGAATATGTTCAGTGAATTTATATAA
- the sigE gene encoding RNA polymerase sporulation sigma factor SigE, whose product MLVKWKLVAQLNYYRLLFLFGLKSEEIYYIGGSEALPPPLTREEEEYLLQKLSSGDSAIRAMLIERNLRLVVYIARKFENTGINIEDLVSIGAIGLIKAVNTFDPEKKIKLATYASRCIENEILMYLRRNSKIRTEVSFDEPLNIDWDGNELLLSDVLGTENDTIYRNIEEQVDRKLLHKALEKLTDRERMIMELRFGLTDGEEKTQKDVADLLGISQSYISRLEKRIIKRLRKEFNKMV is encoded by the coding sequence ATGCTTGTGAAATGGAAACTGGTTGCGCAGCTGAACTATTACCGTTTATTATTCCTGTTTGGACTGAAGAGTGAAGAGATTTATTACATCGGGGGAAGTGAGGCACTTCCGCCTCCATTGACACGCGAAGAAGAGGAATACCTGCTGCAAAAATTATCGTCGGGCGATTCGGCTATTCGTGCCATGCTGATTGAACGAAATTTGCGTCTGGTGGTATACATCGCACGGAAGTTCGAGAACACAGGCATTAACATCGAAGATCTGGTGTCCATTGGGGCAATCGGACTGATCAAGGCTGTGAATACGTTTGATCCGGAAAAGAAAATCAAGCTGGCCACCTATGCTTCGAGGTGTATCGAAAATGAAATTTTAATGTATTTGCGCCGCAACAGCAAAATCCGTACCGAAGTTTCTTTTGACGAACCGCTTAATATTGACTGGGATGGAAATGAACTTTTATTGTCTGATGTGCTGGGTACGGAGAACGATACAATCTATCGAAATATTGAAGAACAGGTAGATCGCAAGCTGCTGCACAAGGCGCTGGAGAAACTGACGGATCGTGAGCGAATGATTATGGAGCTTCGTTTTGGCCTGACAGACGGTGAAGAAAAGACACAAAAGGATGTGGCAGACCTGCTTGGAATCTCCCAATCCTATATCTCTCGTCTTGAAAAAAGAATCATCAAAAGGCTGCGGAAAGAGTTCAACAAGATGGTCTGA